gatCTGCATCGTAgtcccctggttcctttcaccaatattgtaaagaaatctgtttcAGCTGGTAAGTTtgtctacagtgaaccatttcaccttaaaccactcagtgactgaattatggaGAATTTTAACCTTTAATATTGTAAACCTGTCAGATTACAgattactataaatgattccTTAAGTACTGCGCAACTAATATGCACGTTATGTTGTTAAGAGTGTGAGGAAATGAAGCATGGACCCACACACAGGGCCTTAGAGTTTAAGTGGTTAATAGTGAGTTGAATACTGTAGCTTCTATACTGATAAGGGTAGATTAAAGAAACCTAATGATGTGCCAGTATTAGCCTTGTTCACATAAGGAAACAAGTGCAGTTTCACACCATGCTGTGAGTTCACTTCATTAACCATGGCTAatgctgcttatccttctgtgTACGGTCAAAATAGAAAGGAACTTAAACGCGATGTGCCCTAAATCTGATCATTCTGCTCCATTGAGATGTTGTTGCCATGGCTGTCTAAGTCAGATAATGAGCAAATTCCCAGACTCAAAGTGATTTACATGAGCAAAATATGGCACAAGGCGATATGGCCTGCATCCTGAATTCATGAGCACTTTGAACATCATCCAAGGACACACAAAGCTCTCTGATCCTCTTTATATAAAGGCAGAAGTTCTTAGAGTGCGCACGTCTGATTCCTTTAAAGGTCACAATACAACCTGAACTGTATAAGCAGACTGTAGTTCTATTACATATTGGGGTGGATAAAAAACATGTATGGTCTGtactgttcttttgtttttattggtaATTTTGTGAGgttcacaaaaacaaaccacatttaccgctttaaaaaataatacacattATGCATTTGATATTTACATCTCAGTAcattacaatgtttttttttctcttttgcacAGCAAAGATAGAACATTGATGTTTATGAGAACATTTAAAAGGAAACAATAGTATGTACAAAAATCATGAACAGAGCAACTTAATTACAGCaaagtgcaaaaataaagaacagaaaatggtATATCTTTAAAGTAGCTAGCATTGTCAGGGCAGTCGAGGTGAGTGTTCCTCAAACTACATAATTGGATTTACACCATTCAGAGCCAttttttaagaaagaaagaaagagagagagagagggagagagagagaaagaaaaaagaaaagaaaaaaaaaaccacacatttCCTTTAGGGAAATTAATTGGGTAAACAAgttcaaatgtaaaatgtacacaGCCAAGTCCCCAGTGCTGAATGAACGCTTACAGTGTTGGTCCTAACAGTGCTGCAGTATTTCAGTGTTGGATTAACTCTCACGGTGTACATACATGCTGTagtcaacactgtaagagttaatttAGCATTGTAGGTGTTCATATGAAACAGCAGTTTATTCAACACAGGGGATTTCGCTGTGTAGCTGAGGAGAGCACCTTTTTGCTCCGTGCTCCTCGTTTTCGTTGGGAAGGAGCATGCTCTGAGCTCAGCCTGAGGCCTTCCGTCTGTCCTGCGGTTTTCTCTCCAGTCCACAATCATGGCCATAAAGCTGTTTAACCCCAGTCTTCTTTCAAGTCATACGGATAAGGTGGCACAAACCCCTCCTcccaagcagagaaattctatCCAAAACCAAACAGTGGGTCACTGTAAACCAGACAAGAAATCTcactgggaagtaaacaaagGGGTTTTCTGGCTAGTTTGGACCTCAGCCCACCTCCTGCATGTGTCCGTCTTGCTCCACGTGCGGCGGATTCCCTGTCTCTGGGCTGCTCTCGATGGACGACTCGCTGCCCGTGCTTTCGCCTGACAATAGCCGGGTCACCCTCAGGTCAGCACGCAAAGTCTGCACGTCATTCCCGATGGCCATTTCGCCCAGGTCACTGATGATCTGGGCCAGCTCAGCCTGTCCGGCGCCGGTCAAGACCTCATCGCCCTGGAAACGGGCGGAGGCCTTCTCCTCGGCCTCTTCTCCCAGAGAGTCCTCGGTGATGGAGCCCAGCTTGGGTGCGCTGCGGCTGCGCTCTACGGGTGGCCTGTAGCAGCACTGGCCGTTGAGCAGCTTGCGCAGTGGCACCAGTGGCACGGTGCGTTCACCgaccagctgctgctgctggtgccGGGCATCATCACGCCTCTTGAGCCGCTTGAACTCAGCCAGCGCCGCCGCCGACGTCTGGTACAGCAGCAGCGCCATGGCCTTGGCCTTCTCCGGCTTGGACACCAGCACGGCATGGCAGCGCAGCATGACGGCCTTGTGCTTCAGCTCGTGACGATAGATCCAGGCAAATATCTTGGGCAGGCGTGGATCGGCCACACAGTAGGTGACCCGGTGCAACAGGTATAGGTGGCCCGGACGGCGTGCCCGCTCATCCGCGTGCACCATGCGGATGCCCTGTGAGCTGACGGTCAGTTTCATCTTAGTGCCACTCTTGCCCATATCACTCTTGGCCCAGATCTTGCTCACAGCCACATCCGTGCAGCCATCTCCTTTGGACTGGATGGTAGTAGCGTTGCCCAGATACAGCACCGTGTACGTGGGGTCCTCACCAGTGATCTTCACCTTCCTCCTCTTGGACTTGAACATGCTGCCCACTCGGTGCAGGGCACTCTCTGGGCACGACCTGGCAAAAGAGGTGAGCGCCGAGTAGTTCAAACTCACGGCATAGCCCTTCTGTTTCGACTGCTTGTCGTCCTCGATCAGATCAAACTTGTTCTTCTTCCAAGGCAACATTATATTCGCGCTGCACGCCGAGCAAAGAACTGTGCGCTCAGAAGAACAGTCCTACTGTGCCTAAACTCTTTCTACAGacactatatacacatataaGCCTAGTCCACTACATTCTTGAAGTCTCTGACCACTTCATTACTGTAGCAGCGAAGATACTTATCAACTGTTCGCACCAGCGCTCGCGGCATCGTAACGACCCTGAAACTGACAGAAGCGCAGCGACAACTCGCGCTTATGTACTGGACTGAACCACCTTCCGTTCTCGGAGGGGTGAACGGTGAGCGTGGGACGCACCAAAAACACGGCTCTCAGCTTACCTGCGAAATTCACACGAGTTGTTTACCTTTGTT
This Pygocentrus nattereri isolate fPygNat1 chromosome 15, fPygNat1.pri, whole genome shotgun sequence DNA region includes the following protein-coding sequences:
- the fam43a gene encoding protein FAM43A — translated: MLPWKKNKFDLIEDDKQSKQKGYAVSLNYSALTSFARSCPESALHRVGSMFKSKRRKVKITGEDPTYTVLYLGNATTIQSKGDGCTDVAVSKIWAKSDMGKSGTKMKLTVSSQGIRMVHADERARRPGHLYLLHRVTYCVADPRLPKIFAWIYRHELKHKAVMLRCHAVLVSKPEKAKAMALLLYQTSAAALAEFKRLKRRDDARHQQQQLVGERTVPLVPLRKLLNGQCCYRPPVERSRSAPKLGSITEDSLGEEAEEKASARFQGDEVLTGAGQAELAQIISDLGEMAIGNDVQTLRADLRVTRLLSGESTGSESSIESSPETGNPPHVEQDGHMQEVG